ATAAATTTCATGCATAAATATACTGAAAATCAATGTATTGTGAATTTATTATCGGGTAAGTTATTAACAATCAGTAAGTTACAAAAAGGAGGGCTTTTTAGACAAACTGTCGTTGCCCGAGGTGCAACCTCTAAAGGTAGTTTTAAACTCAACTTGTCTCAGTATCTAATCGTCCGCTGCGAGGGGAGCATTTGCAAACCTCCGCTAAACCGCTATTGGATTTTATACCGAATAAAAATCTATTATAGTTCAATGATGTTTAATAATAATTTGCCTAAACTGCTTTTGCATCGGCATTTACCACTGTAATTTTCAAACTAGTTTTTGGACTATTTTCATAATACATTGGTATTAGAAATTAGCTGGCAACAAGCTATGGAAATTGCCTACAAAATCAAGTATAAACCTTGGTTGGAGTTTATTCAGAAGTCCTTAATTGAAATTATACCAATTTTAATTTATAAATAGTCCAAAGGCAATTTATAAATTTAGATTGGTAAGTACCGAGGATACAAAATGTTAGTCCGATTTTTTCAAGAAAATTTAAGCATAAAATTGGACTAAACATAATGTCCATTCGGTATTAACTAGGCGGAACCTCCTTTGGAAAACTACCGGTTTTTAATTTACCAAGGGTTGTAGTTGCGTCGGGTAGGGATAGAGCAAAGTAGCCCACAGGTATGCGCAGTGCTAACGGAGCATACCGAGGACTACTAGCGATAGCCCGACCATGAGCCATCCTCTACTGTAGGAGGTTTCAAGGACTTTTATGGCGAATGGGACCCGCCTAAAATGAATAATAAAAACAGGCTAATTCCTATTAATCTTCCCAACCCATGCTTCGTTCAACCGCCTTCTTCCAGCCTTTATAGAGCTTTTCACGCTTTTCGTTTTCCATATCAGGAATAAACTTACGATCAATAGGGGAGGAGGACAAAAGTTGGTTTTTAGTGTAGAAACCACAAGCTAAACCAGCTAAATAAGCAGCACCTAAAGCAGTAGTTTCCACTACGGATGGTCGTTGAACTTCGGTATTTAGAATATCTGCTTGAAATTGCATTAAGAGGTTATTGGCAGAAGCCCCACCATCGACGCGCAAAGCTTTTAAGTGAATACCCGAGTCACTTTCCATTGCGTTTAATACATCCTTGGTTTGGTATGCCAACGATTCTAAAGTTGCCCTGGAAATATGCCCTTTAGTTGTTCCCCTTGTTAAGCCGAAAATAGCGCCTCGAGCATACATGTCCCAATAAGGTGCTCCTAAACCAACAAAAGCCGGAACAACATAAACTCCCTCTGAGCTTGGAACTTTGGAGGCGAAATACTCGGAATCGGGAGCAGCGTCCAAAATTTTCAATCCATCGCGCAACCATTGAATGGCGGCACCTGCAACAAAAACGCTACCTTCCAATGCATATTCAACCTTGTTGTCCAATCCCCAAGCAATGGTAGTTAAAAGGCCATTTTTGGAGTAGGTTAACTTTTCTCCGGTATTCATCAGCATGAAGCAACCGGTTCCGTAGGTGTTTTTGGCTGTACCAGGTTCAAAGCATGTTTGACCGAATAAGGCTGCTTGTTGATCGCCTGCAATACCCAGAATAGGAATTTCGGTTCCGAAAAAATGCGCGCTGGAGGTTCCGAAATTTCCACTGGAAGGTTTTACTTCCGGAAGAATTTTCGCTGGTATATTTAATTCATTCAGTAATTTGGAGTCCCATTGTAAGGACGTGATATTGTACACCATGGTACGGGATGCGTTGGAAAAGTCAGTGGCATGAACTTTTCCTGAAGTAAGGTTCCACAACAACCACGTATCGATGGTTCCAAACAGCAATTCTCCTTGTTCTGCTTTTGTTCTAGCGCCTTCCACCTGGTCCAAAATCCAATTGATTTTTGTTCCACTGAAATAGCTATCAATAACCAAACCGGTATTATTTTTTACATAATCAGACAGTCCTTTTGCCTTAAGCTCATCACAAATTGGAGCTGTTCTTTTATCTTGCCATACGATGGCGTTATAAACAGGTTTACCGGAAATTTTATCCCATAAAACAGTGGTTTCTCTTTGATTTGTAATTCCAATAGCTACCACGTCATTCGCAGAAACTCCTGCAATTTGTAAAACTTCTTTGGCGGTAGACAATTGGCTTTCCCAGATTTCAATGGGGTTGTGTTCGACCCAACCCGGTTGAGGATAGATTTGAGTAAATTCTTTTTGGGCTGTAGCAACCAGGTTTCCTTTTTGATCAAATAGGATGGAACGACTACTGGTTGTTCCTTGGTCAAGAGCGAGAATGTATTTAGGCATTTACAAAAGGTATGAGGGCAAATGTAAGTAGCCAACCCTGAAAAGCAAACTAAAAAAGTATTATTTTATCCAGGCTAATGGAAATGTGCTCTGGATTTCGGTTAGTTTATTTTGAGCATCCGATTTGGATTCATATTGACCTAAACCAACGAGTAGCATGGAACTGGAAGAAGGGATAAGGTGAGCATCTTTGCCAAGACTTTGCTGAGATTTACAATATTTTTCTGCTAATTCCGGATTGGAGAAAGCAGCAATAATGATGGTAAATTTTCCTATTCCGGAGCTAGGAGCTTGAGTGGAGATGGAATTTTCGACCGGGGTTTCTAAAAAGACACCTTCTGTTTCATCTGTAACAGAATTAAGGTAGTAAAAGGAGATTTTTTTTCCGGGAAGGAGGTCAAATTCATCTGAATAGGAATCTGAGCCAATCTCCATAGAGTATGATTTATAAGTAGGGGTTCCTGAGTAGCTCCATCCCATTAATGCTTCTGAAGAGTTTTCCCAAAGGTCCATTTTCAGCGATAATAAGCTAATAAAAACCAAGAACAAGGAAGCGGCAGCGTAAGAAAAGTACCTAAGGTTACGGGATTTATTGGAAGTCGGTGAAGACAGATTTAACACCAAAGGTTGGTGAATCTGTACAGGTTTTACCAGAATATTGTCAAGGCCAAAAACAGAATCGTCTAGATCAGAACTAAGGTGTGGAGTAAAATCAAAAGAGCCGTCCAATTGCACTTGTAGGAATCCTAAGTTATAAAAATCGATAGGGCTTTTAGAGGATTGGAAGGTGTTGATTTCTAATTGAATTTGGGCATAGGCCTGATCCAAAGAGATATTAAATTCTTTGGAAAAAGCATGAGCCAAAATTCCGTCGTTTTGTTGAATTCTAGGGTTAAACTGAACTGACTTAGAAGGTTTTATAAATTCATTCAGATTTTGGTCGAAATAGGCAGGACGGGGATGAGTCATAAAAGCACCAAAGCCCGGAACAATAATGAAATCGTGCTCCAGAAGCAGTTGGTGAATGAGGTAACGTATTGACAAATCCTTGTTCATAACGGAACTGCAAAGTAAAACAATCCTAACAAAGAAAGTATAAAAACTTGAAAAAACCTTATTCCATTCGGGCAGAAGGCATTATGCTAAGATCAGCAAACTCCTTCCTGGTGAATTTATAGTAGGCAGCAATACCAATCATAGCAGCATTGTCGGTACAATACTCAAATTTTGGGATAAAGGTTGTCCAGGATTCCTTTTCTCCAATGGAAATCAGGCGTGAACGTAAGACTGAATTAGCAGAAACCCCTCCAGCAATTGCAATGTGAGAGATATTGTAATCTTTAGCTGCTTTTTTTAATTTTAGCAAGAGGAATTCGACTATTGTCTCTTGATAGGATGCACAAATGTCGGGTAAATTTTGTTGAATAAAATTTGGGTTTTGCGCAATGTTATCACGAACAAAATATAGCATAGCAGTTTTTAAACCACTAAAGCTAAAATCATATCCTGGGATTTGAGGAGTTGGGAATTTATAGGTTTTGGGATTTCCTTTTTGAGCATACTTATCAATTAAAGGGCCTCCGGGGTAAGGAAGTCCAAGGATTTTAGCGGCTTTATCAAATGCTTCCCCTGCGGCATCATCTAAGGTTTCGCCAAGAATTTCCAGATGAAAAGGGGAGTGAGCTAAAACAATTTGGGTATGACCACCTGATACAGTCAGGCACAAGAATGGAAAATTGGGATTTGGTTTATTATCCTCTTCAATGAGGTGAGCTAATAAATGTGCATGAATGTGATTAATTTCAATGAGCGGTTTGTTTAATGCTAAACTCAACCCTTTTGCAAAGGAAACGCCAACCATAAGGGAACCTATTAATCCCGGGCCTCGAGTGAATGCAATAGCATCAATATCTTTCAGTTTAAGATTAGCCTTGGAAAGAGTCGCTTCCACAAGGGGAATAATATTTTGCTGATGAGCTCTGGATGCCAATTCCGGTACCACGCCTCCGTACTGTTCATGAACCTTTTGATTGGCAATTAAATTAGCAATTACCTTTCTGTCTTGTAGTATAGCAATACCTGTATCGTCGCAACTGCTTTCAATGGCTAAAATGGTTGGCATTGTATATTGAATTAGGCTCTTAATTCGAAGTTTTTTCCTAAGTAAACCTTTCTAACCTGTTCGTCATCTGCAAGTTCTCGGGCAGTTCCTTGTTTTAGAATTTTTCCTTCATAAAGTAAATAGGCACGATCTGTTATTGTCAAGGTTTCGTGAACATTGTGATCGGTTATAAGGATACCGATGTTTCGTTTTTTTAAATCGGAGACAATTGTTTGAATATCTTCCACCGCTATTGGGTCCACCCCTGCAAATGGTTCATCAAGAAGAATAAAACTTGGATTTACCGCTAATGCACGTGCTATTTCAGTTCTTCTTCTTTCTCCACCGCTAAGTTTAATTCCGGTATTGGTTCTAATATGTTGAAGGCCAAATTCATTCAATAATTGTTCAAGTTTTTCTTCCTGTTCCTTTTTGATTAATTTGGTATGTTCAAGAACGGCCATGATATTGTCTTCTACGGATAAGGTTCTAAAGACACTTGCTTCTTGAGCAAGATAGCCAATACCTAATTGAGCTCTACGATACATTGGCTCATCTGTTATCTCCCGGTTTTCAAGATAAATTTTCCCTTCATTGGGTCGAATTAATCCTGTAATCATATAAAACGAGGTGGTTTTTCCAGCTCCATTTGGACCTAATAATCCAACAATTTCACCTTGGTTTACCTCAATAGAAACGTGGTTTACTACCGTGCGTTTTCCATATCTTTTTACCAGATTATCTGCTCTTAATTTCACACGGCTAAGGTAGTATCTGAAGGATTAGAAACAGTTAGAACGCCTCAAAAAAATGGAATCTTAAGTACTTTTTAGAAATCATTGGCTTGCATGAATTAATATTGTCCCTGTTTTGGGAAAGAAGATTATTATTTCTGTAATAAACGATTTGGTAACTGACCAGCGTGTAAAGAAGGTTTGCTCTACTTTACAAGAAATGGGATTTGAGTTGTTGTTGGTAGGTCGGAAATTGCCTGAAAGTTTGCCATTGGAGCGTCCATATGAAGTTAAACGAATGAAATTGATCTTTAAAAGAGGTCCATTTTTTTATGCAGAATTTAATTTTCGACTTTTTATTTTGCTTTTATTCACCAAGGCTGATTGTTTGCATTCAAACGATTTAGATACACTTTTACCCAATTTCTTAGTGTCGAGAATTAAAGGAATTCCATTGGTTTATGATTCTCACGAATACTTTACCGAAGTACCTGAAATTCAAAATAAACCAATAGTTAAAAAAATTTGGAGCGGTTTGGAAGAATGGATTTTTCCCAAATTAAAAACTGTGATAACTGTGAATGAAAGTATTGCCCAGTTGTTTGAGAAGAAGTATGGAAAAAAGCCCTTGGTGATAAGGAATTTGCCGGAGCTTATGAATAGTACAACAACCTTAACTTTGGAAGAAATTGGTTTAAACCCTGATTTGGATTGGGTAGTTATTCAAGGTGCAGGTTTGAATATTGATCGTGGTGCCGAAGAAGCGGTTTTGGCTATGCAGTATTTATCCAATATCGGGTTGATGGTTATTGGCGGAGGGGATGTTTTACCTCATTTACATCGCTTGGTAGATCAATATCATCTAAGGGAAAAAGTAGTATTTATTCCGAAAATGGAATATTCCAGGTTGCTCCAATATACCGGTTTGGCCAAAATTGGATTAAGTTTGGATAAGGATACGAATATAAATTACAGGTATAGTTTACCTAATAAAATTTTTGACTACATACTATCAGGAGTTCCCATTTTAGCTACCGATTTAATTGAAATAAGACGTGTGGTTTATGGGTTTGAGGTAGGTGAATTACTTCCCCATCTAAGCCCTCAGCTTTTAGCGGATCGCATCCGAACTATGATTGAAAATCAAAACAAGTGGAATGAATACAGAAATAATACAAGTAGGGCTAAACAAAAATTGTGTTGGGAACAAGAAGGGAAATTAATTCTTAAACAGGTTTACTCTAACCTAAAGTTCTAATGATTCCAGCGTAATATACTAATTAGTGGAGGACCGTGGCCGTTGATAAGTGGTTGATTTTTTTGAATATTATGATATATGTTATTTTTCGAAATCCGGAGTGCAAAGATTAAATTGGTTAGTTGAAGAAATTGTTATTTTTCTTATTGGGACTTAAATAAAGAATTGTTTTTCAGCTTGAAGTTTTCTTAACCTTGGTATAATTTTGTCTAAACATAAAAACCGTTTTCATTTATACTAATTTTGGGCAGAGAAATGGAATTTAATGCACAACAAATTGCAGGACTATTAAATGGTTCTGTTGAAGGGAATCCTGAAGTTTCCGTAAATAATGTATCAAAGATTGAAGAAGGGCTTCCTGGTACATTATCCTTTTTAGCCAACCCAAAATACACCAATTATATTTATTCTACTCAGGCCTCCATTGTTATAGTTGGAAAGGATTTTATTCCTGAACAGGCTATAAATTCTACTTTAATACGAGTTGATGACGCCTACAAAGCATTTGCCACCTTGCTTGAGGTTTACAATAAATTGAAATCCACAAAAGAAGGCGTAGAACCCGGATCTTATATAAGTTTGGATGCCCAATTAGGGGACAAGGTATATGTTGGCTCACAGGCCTATATAGGGAATCGATGTGTAATAGGTACAGGTGCGAAAATTTATCCCCAGGTATTTATAGGTGATGACGTAATAATAGGAGAACAAACAGTATTGCATCCGGGTGTTAAAATCTATGCTGGATGTGTTATTGGAGCCAATTGTATCATACACTCAGGAACTGTTATTGGAGCTGATGGTTTTGGTTTCGCGCCTCAAGGGGAAAATTACAACAAGGTGCCTCAGATTGGCAATGTAGTTATTGAAGATCATGTTGAAATAGGATCGAATTCCTCCATCGATAGAGCTACACTTGGAAGTACTTATATTCGCAAGGGAGTGAAATTAGATAACCTTATTCAAATTGCTCATAATGTGGAAATTGGTGAAAATACTGTCATTGCTGCCCAAACCGGAGTAGCCGGTTCAACTAAGATTGGAAAAAATTGTATGATTGGTGGACAGGTAGGAATTATTGGTCACCTAACCATAGGAAATGATGTAAAAATTGCAGCCCAAAGTGGGATTGGATCTAATTTGAAGGATGGGGAAATTGTACAAGGTTCACCAGCCTTTGGAATTGGAGAGTACAGAAGAAGTTATGTGGTATTTACAAAACTTCCTGAGATGTATAAGCGGGTATCGGAATTAGAAAAGAAGTGGAAAGAGTCCAGTTCTTAGTTCACTACCAATTTTTGGATTTCTGCATGAAGATTATCGCCGCGTAAGTTCTTTCCAACGATAATACCGTTACCGTCAATTAAAAAATTGGATGGAATGGATTGAATTCCATAGATTCTGGCAGGTTCAGAATTCCACCAACCCAAATCACTTACATGATTTTCCCAAACCAATCCATCTCTTTGAATGGCCGCTTCCCAACTGCCTTTATCTTTATCTAAGGAAACACCATAAATGGTAAAGCCTTTGGCATTTTTGAATTTTTTGTCCTTAAATTTGGTGTAAGCAGAAACCACATTTGGATTTTCCATTCGGCATGGTCCACACCAACTAGCCCAAAAATCAATCAAAACAAGTTTGCCTTTTAAAGATGAAAGGGAAATTTCTTTTCCTGAAGGACTTTTATATTTCAAATCCGGGGCCTTATTGCCAATGTTTAATCCAACAGTTTGATTAGGAGATAGGTTGGAAGGTTGGGATTTGGTTTTTGTGGAATTTTTAAATCCAAAGCCAATAAATCCGATGGCTATAAGTCCGATTAAAAGGGATGTTTTATTCATGATTCTTGAGCAAAAATACAATTCCCTTGAATAGAAAAAACAGTGTTAAAACTTTTTGGGATTTAAATTTCTGAGAAACCGATAATAAAATTCCAAAATTTACAAATTCCCCAATCGAATTAGTTGCCAAAACCTAATTGTCTAAATGCAAATGATAGCACTGGGGGAATTAAGGGAGTGACTTTTCAAACGAAAAGCAGAATTCAATTACTATGGTTGCTAATTATATTTCTTGAAGTACCAGGTGGGACTTCATTTCTTTCATTCCAGGTAAATGAAGTTTAAAGAAATCGGTTAGTGCGGCCAACAAAATTCTTCTATCTTCAGGTTGGATACTGAGTTTGGAATTTGTTTCATAGCAATCTTTTAATCTGCTTAGTGATTCTGCGGCACTTCCTTCAAGAAAAAATGGATGTGGTGGAATGGAGGAGGTATATTTCCCTTCGTTTAAATCGAAGAAGCGATTAAGTGTGGAATAATTTCCGAGAGGATAGAATCCGGCAAATTCGCTTAAGCCAATAAGGAAAATTAAGTGAAATGTTTTGGTATCTACTTCGTTCGAATTCAAATGGCTAACCATGTTAAGAAGGTAGTTAAATAGGGGTTGATTTCCTTCTTCTTCCTTAACTACTTTGCTAATTAGCTCAGTTAAAAATAATCCAATGGCTGATTTTTCCGGATCCAGGTAAATTTCTTTGAATCCATTTAAAATGCTATGCTCTTTTAATTTTTGAATACTTCGATTCCCTTTTTCCTCGGCAACAATTTCTACCAATGTTAAAGGTAAAAAAGCTGCGTGGTTTCGTTTCCCTCCTTTATGTATGAACAAGGATTGGCCTTTGTTTTCGGAATACATTCTAACCAAAACCATGTTACCTAAATACCGGGTTGTTCCAAGTATTATAGCTCTGGTTTTTACTAACATAGATCCAATTAATTCATTAATAAAATCTTGGTAACAACGGTTTGTTTGCCTTTCTCGTCGGAAGAGAAAACCAAATAAACCCCGCTGTGAGCTCTAGCACCGCTAGTTGTAATTCCATCCCAGATGGCTTGTCCACCAAGGGCGGTAGTTGCGAAGACCAATTCGCCGCTTGCGTCTGTAATTTTAACGTCAGCATTTGCGGTTAATCCTTTGATTGCAATCTTACCTTCATAACCTGGTTTCACCGGATTGGGGTATGCATAAACTTCCTTTTTATTAATTTCTTCTCCACCTTCAGTGGCTTCACCTCTAAATGAAATAATCCCTTTTCCGGTAATAAAGAATACTTCACCTGTTAAATCGTTGATAGTTATAGAAACAATTTCGTTGGAAAAGAGCGGGCTGTTTTCTTCGTTAAAATGGAGGATTTCTTGTGTTCCATCCGCACTCATCAGAAAGGCACCTGCTTTTTGGGTCCCAATCCATTTTCTATTTGCACCATCTACCGCGATGCTGGTAACTGCCTCTGATTCCAACAGGTAATTTGCAATACTATCTTGGGTAACTAAAATTTGTTGGGCATCGGTTGGGGAGCTTCCAAAAATATCTCCCGGCGAATAGAACACAAAAATCCCCTGATCACTACCTACCCAAATTTCACCTTCCTTGTCTTTAGCAATAGCATAAATTTGAGTGGAAGGCAAACCTCCTTGACCGACCGCACTGGTAAGTTTTTTGTATTTGTCATCGGTTGTATTGTCAAGGGTGGTATTTTCATTAAAGACGGCTAAACCTCCACCTCTAGTCAAAATTATCCATTTTGTTCCCCAATCATCTATGACCAAATCGCCTGTGTATTGGTTTTGCAAATTGGCACCCAGGAAATAGGATTTCCAAGATCCGTTGGGCTTTTTAACACTGAGGGGCTGGGAGCATAATGCATTGGCCACCCAAAGGTTACCATCCGGGTCTTGTGCCAATCCGGAGGCTAATACGGAATTAACCGAACTCACATAAATGTTCTGCAAGGAGGAATTGTTGTCGTCATAAAATTTTGACAACTGATTATCTGAATATTCACCAACGCCGGTAAAATAACTTGCGGTATAGAATTTGGTTGGGTCGTTGCGGTCGATTTGAATATCAATTACATCTCGAATATCAAACGTGTCACTGTTTAGGATGTTGGTACCACCCGGAATCTGTTCCCATTTTTCGTCAATAAAGGAATAAACACCTTCAGTTTTGTATTGATTTTCCCAGGAAGCATTGACTAAACCACCGGCAACGTAAACTTTTCCTTGGTAAGCATCCATGTTGAAACTAAAAGGAGAAGCAGGTCCATTCATATAAATAAAGCTATAATCCCAGTTAGACGAAGCTCGCATTAATCCATTTATTCCATCTGCAATC
The nucleotide sequence above comes from Bacteroidia bacterium. Encoded proteins:
- the lpxD gene encoding UDP-3-O-(3-hydroxymyristoyl)glucosamine N-acyltransferase; protein product: MEFNAQQIAGLLNGSVEGNPEVSVNNVSKIEEGLPGTLSFLANPKYTNYIYSTQASIVIVGKDFIPEQAINSTLIRVDDAYKAFATLLEVYNKLKSTKEGVEPGSYISLDAQLGDKVYVGSQAYIGNRCVIGTGAKIYPQVFIGDDVIIGEQTVLHPGVKIYAGCVIGANCIIHSGTVIGADGFGFAPQGENYNKVPQIGNVVIEDHVEIGSNSSIDRATLGSTYIRKGVKLDNLIQIAHNVEIGENTVIAAQTGVAGSTKIGKNCMIGGQVGIIGHLTIGNDVKIAAQSGIGSNLKDGEIVQGSPAFGIGEYRRSYVVFTKLPEMYKRVSELEKKWKESSS
- the glpK gene encoding glycerol kinase GlpK, producing the protein MPKYILALDQGTTSSRSILFDQKGNLVATAQKEFTQIYPQPGWVEHNPIEIWESQLSTAKEVLQIAGVSANDVVAIGITNQRETTVLWDKISGKPVYNAIVWQDKRTAPICDELKAKGLSDYVKNNTGLVIDSYFSGTKINWILDQVEGARTKAEQGELLFGTIDTWLLWNLTSGKVHATDFSNASRTMVYNITSLQWDSKLLNELNIPAKILPEVKPSSGNFGTSSAHFFGTEIPILGIAGDQQAALFGQTCFEPGTAKNTYGTGCFMLMNTGEKLTYSKNGLLTTIAWGLDNKVEYALEGSVFVAGAAIQWLRDGLKILDAAPDSEYFASKVPSSEGVYVVPAFVGLGAPYWDMYARGAIFGLTRGTTKGHISRATLESLAYQTKDVLNAMESDSGIHLKALRVDGGASANNLLMQFQADILNTEVQRPSVVETTALGAAYLAGLACGFYTKNQLLSSSPIDRKFIPDMENEKREKLYKGWKKAVERSMGWED
- the tsaD gene encoding tRNA (adenosine(37)-N6)-threonylcarbamoyltransferase complex transferase subunit TsaD — protein: MPTILAIESSCDDTGIAILQDRKVIANLIANQKVHEQYGGVVPELASRAHQQNIIPLVEATLSKANLKLKDIDAIAFTRGPGLIGSLMVGVSFAKGLSLALNKPLIEINHIHAHLLAHLIEEDNKPNPNFPFLCLTVSGGHTQIVLAHSPFHLEILGETLDDAAGEAFDKAAKILGLPYPGGPLIDKYAQKGNPKTYKFPTPQIPGYDFSFSGLKTAMLYFVRDNIAQNPNFIQQNLPDICASYQETIVEFLLLKLKKAAKDYNISHIAIAGGVSANSVLRSRLISIGEKESWTTFIPKFEYCTDNAAMIGIAAYYKFTRKEFADLSIMPSARME
- a CDS encoding glycosyltransferase, producing the protein MGKKIIISVINDLVTDQRVKKVCSTLQEMGFELLLVGRKLPESLPLERPYEVKRMKLIFKRGPFFYAEFNFRLFILLLFTKADCLHSNDLDTLLPNFLVSRIKGIPLVYDSHEYFTEVPEIQNKPIVKKIWSGLEEWIFPKLKTVITVNESIAQLFEKKYGKKPLVIRNLPELMNSTTTLTLEEIGLNPDLDWVVIQGAGLNIDRGAEEAVLAMQYLSNIGLMVIGGGDVLPHLHRLVDQYHLREKVVFIPKMEYSRLLQYTGLAKIGLSLDKDTNINYRYSLPNKIFDYILSGVPILATDLIEIRRVVYGFEVGELLPHLSPQLLADRIRTMIENQNKWNEYRNNTSRAKQKLCWEQEGKLILKQVYSNLKF
- a CDS encoding T9SS type A sorting domain-containing protein produces the protein MTRQRFAANFSLSITLFVFISQCFSQGIAVGQWRDHLPYSQGKTVASAGKIIYYASQNGMFSYNTQTGEQERMSKITGLSDIGFSKLKYDPQNQTLVIAYTDANIDLIKSEGIINVNDIARKNIPGDKSIYDVTIHNGFAYLSCGFGIVLLDLKKNEIKDTYIIGPNGSSVPVYSASIAEDRIYAATSVGILTALLNGSNLSDYNNWTFVDGMPQTKFDGCSFYNNILYAGKKYNSTSSTDTLFVLKNGNVEKRTYPFFIFKGFEKLDDRLLLVSNGNFFVIKGDSIDANIYTYGNQYFMYPSEVTFTADGNYWIADGINGLMRASSNWDYSFIYMNGPASPFSFNMDAYQGKVYVAGGLVNASWENQYKTEGVYSFIDEKWEQIPGGTNILNSDTFDIRDVIDIQIDRNDPTKFYTASYFTGVGEYSDNQLSKFYDDNNSSLQNIYVSSVNSVLASGLAQDPDGNLWVANALCSQPLSVKKPNGSWKSYFLGANLQNQYTGDLVIDDWGTKWIILTRGGGLAVFNENTTLDNTTDDKYKKLTSAVGQGGLPSTQIYAIAKDKEGEIWVGSDQGIFVFYSPGDIFGSSPTDAQQILVTQDSIANYLLESEAVTSIAVDGANRKWIGTQKAGAFLMSADGTQEILHFNEENSPLFSNEIVSITINDLTGEVFFITGKGIISFRGEATEGGEEINKKEVYAYPNPVKPGYEGKIAIKGLTANADVKITDASGELVFATTALGGQAIWDGITTSGARAHSGVYLVFSSDEKGKQTVVTKILLMN
- the recO gene encoding DNA repair protein RecO yields the protein MLVKTRAIILGTTRYLGNMVLVRMYSENKGQSLFIHKGGKRNHAAFLPLTLVEIVAEEKGNRSIQKLKEHSILNGFKEIYLDPEKSAIGLFLTELISKVVKEEEGNQPLFNYLLNMVSHLNSNEVDTKTFHLIFLIGLSEFAGFYPLGNYSTLNRFFDLNEGKYTSSIPPHPFFLEGSAAESLSRLKDCYETNSKLSIQPEDRRILLAALTDFFKLHLPGMKEMKSHLVLQEI
- a CDS encoding SPOR domain-containing protein, which gives rise to MNKDLSIRYLIHQLLLEHDFIIVPGFGAFMTHPRPAYFDQNLNEFIKPSKSVQFNPRIQQNDGILAHAFSKEFNISLDQAYAQIQLEINTFQSSKSPIDFYNLGFLQVQLDGSFDFTPHLSSDLDDSVFGLDNILVKPVQIHQPLVLNLSSPTSNKSRNLRYFSYAAASLFLVFISLLSLKMDLWENSSEALMGWSYSGTPTYKSYSMEIGSDSYSDEFDLLPGKKISFYYLNSVTDETEGVFLETPVENSISTQAPSSGIGKFTIIIAAFSNPELAEKYCKSQQSLGKDAHLIPSSSSMLLVGLGQYESKSDAQNKLTEIQSTFPLAWIK
- the lptB gene encoding LPS export ABC transporter ATP-binding protein; this translates as MKLRADNLVKRYGKRTVVNHVSIEVNQGEIVGLLGPNGAGKTTSFYMITGLIRPNEGKIYLENREITDEPMYRRAQLGIGYLAQEASVFRTLSVEDNIMAVLEHTKLIKKEQEEKLEQLLNEFGLQHIRTNTGIKLSGGERRRTEIARALAVNPSFILLDEPFAGVDPIAVEDIQTIVSDLKKRNIGILITDHNVHETLTITDRAYLLYEGKILKQGTARELADDEQVRKVYLGKNFELRA
- a CDS encoding TlpA family protein disulfide reductase produces the protein MNKTSLLIGLIAIGFIGFGFKNSTKTKSQPSNLSPNQTVGLNIGNKAPDLKYKSPSGKEISLSSLKGKLVLIDFWASWCGPCRMENPNVVSAYTKFKDKKFKNAKGFTIYGVSLDKDKGSWEAAIQRDGLVWENHVSDLGWWNSEPARIYGIQSIPSNFLIDGNGIIVGKNLRGDNLHAEIQKLVVN